The DNA region gacacacgtttaacacgtgttgtTTAAGCGTAATTAGACAtcgacgtctaatagatgaCTAGACGTCTATAAGACAAGCGTGATTAGatgtctacgtctaatagacgtctatCCAACATAGACGCCAGAATATAGATAgcaagttagacgtctaactacgtgtgtagtTTGACGCTTCATCTTCGGATTAATTGAGGACAGTTGTCATCTATACATGCGTTGTCATCTAATATTTCCCGCCCCAacattaaaatagttattttctaaaatcgaataacttgaagacacatgtctttcaatgttaaagaaaataactaatatacccttaaatattaagatatttttttggtaaaaactcAGTTAATGATGACTAACTTTGGGAAAAGgcgtctaaaattaattaatgagtttcTTTCTCAAAAAGTGACGGTTAAACATGTGACTGTTCGAATTCTATTTAAAGACATTTTGCATGTGTTCTGGTATCTTACGCTTCATattttctaagaaccctagttttctctCTGTCTTCTCTCTAAAGAACCTTGCTTATTTCCATACCAATCCATCTCCTACTCTCAAAATGGCTGACAAGAAAGTTATCTCTCTTGCTCACAACACACTACAAGTAAATTTTGACTCTATTTACTCTTTCGATCAACAGTATGTCGTGGAAATGTTCTGTTCTCTCGAGTACTCCGACCTTAGGAAATATCTCAGCGGTCCTTATGTTTTCTACGAAAAGGAGGTCCGCGAGTTTTTCAAGACGACGATTGGGGTTGGAGATTCGATAACGGCGACGGTGAATGGAAAGTTTATCTCCTTCGATGAATCGGTGTATgctgagttctttgaacttccattaGAGGGTCACACCTTTGACATAGTGCTTCCAGTCGGAACTATTTCAGAAATGCAGATCGTCTTCTCAAACGATGGCAGTTCTATCAGattaaacaggaagaaggcccTGAAGCCGCATTTTATTCTTCTAAACGACATTGTGGCTAAGGCTCTTCAGAGCAGGGCAAGTTCGTTCGACTTGTATAACCAAGACCGTTTCGATTACATAATTGCCATATCAAAAGGTATGTCGATCAACTGGGCATCCACCTTATTTTCTAATCTCTGCCAGTTGGTTTATTCAAGGAACAAGCAGAGTGTGGGCTTCTTAATCGAACTCGGCTGGTTCATGGAGCATCTAGGTGTTCTTATGGGCGAGGGTGAGGCTATTAACCCTAGTCGCATTTTCACTAATTTCTCCGTGAAGATCACCCTTGCAAGATTGAAGCTCTTAAAGGAAATAAACTCTGGTTCATCTAGCCAACAGACGAGTAGCCAGTCGGTCACTTAGTCTAAATGTCAAGTTACTTCCATCCTTTTTACAGACACTAAAAGAGTCAAATCTTCAGTTATGGAATATGCGACTAACTCTAATAGCCTAAAGAGTACGTTGAAGAAGGATTCTGGAGCAGTTGACTCCATTCCAGAAAGGACAAGACAAGGTATTCCTCCTCTTGCTGCTATTCCAATCTCGTCTTTTTCGCCCTCCCCCAACCCGATGAAGAAGTAGGCTAGATCTTCTGGACCTGCTGTTGATCAGACGAAGGCGTCTAAGGCGTCTAAAGTGTCTAAGGCGTCTAAGGAGTCTAAGGCGTCCAAGAATCTACTCCTCCGGCCGTAGTGCCAAGTATTGATGTTATTGTGTTGGAACAAGCTAAAGGACcgactgttgagccagttggtccaaatattgaatgCTTTGACAGGAATTTATCGTCTATCCTTCCTGAAGAATCAGTAGTTGCTGAGGCTACTAGTAATGCCAATATTGTTAATGAAACAGAGCAGGTAATTGCTCCAACTCTTGCTGTTGTTATATCCTCTAAACAAGCTCCCATTTAGCCGAATGTTGAGCCGtttattaatgaaattgttGAAGAACAACCCATTGTTAAGGGAACGAGAAGAGTGTCTGTACTTTTAGAAGGGGCCATTGCGAAGGCTATGTCCCCTTATGAAATTATTAGAGAAGTCAGGGGGCTCCTAGCATAACCATCAGAGAACCTTTGCTCACTCCTAAACCAGCCGTAGTTCCTGGAAAGGGAAAAGGCATTGCTAAAGAAATTCCGAAAAAGGTTTCGTATGTCAGCAGCATTGTTAATCTTATCATGGAGCAAGTTGAAGTGAAAGCGATTgagaaaattgaaattttcgATACCTAACTGAATCACAGGTTAGTCACtcaatttgatgaaattatcCAAGAGGGAGAAATTGAAAAAGGAGTGGAAGAAATTGATCAAGATGGAAaagagagtcctgaaatgggcaaAGACTTCTGAGGTCTCTAAACCCTTCAAAAGAAAGGATCTCGTGGTGGCGAATATCATGGGTCGGGCTCTCTTTCCCATGCTTGAGGAAAGAAATGCCAATTTCAACCCGCTTGACAGGGATTCTTTTGCAAAGAAAATGCTTTGAAGCGACTTGATTTGATTATGAATAACTATTGCTCGATAGTCTTTCAACACGTTCACTACACCGAGTCTTCTGGGttgaatttgtttgatgatATGTCTTCTAGTTAAGAAGAGCCTATGAAAATCTTTGAAGGTGATCAGACTATTTCCGAAGAAGAGGCGCAGGCTGCTGCACATCTTATTGAGCTGACCAATGTATCATTTGAAGAAAAGCGCTTAATGGCCTAGCATATTATTGAACAAACTCCTGTCTTAGTTTAATCTAATATCAATTTAGAAGAGGAAATAGTTACTGATGAAGCTAATCATATGCCCAGTCCATAGAAGGAGACATCTGAAGTGGCCCCTCCTATTCTTCAAGTAGAAAAATCTCCATTGGTCGAGGAATAATCATCTAAGTTAGCTCATTAGTCACCAGGGTCATAGGctgagggggaacccttgaAGCAAGCAGATTCTGAGAGGATTTCCTCTGCTGAGGGGGATCAATCTGAAAAAGATGAGTCATCCTCATCCTCAGAAGAAGCACCTTTGTAAGAAGATCTTATTCCTTCTCCTCCTATTCGTCGATCATCCCCCATCAGGACAACTGCATATGTTATTGACAACGTTTTTGATCTACCTCTTCACTCTGAAGATATTTCAGAGCATATTCATCAGGTATGTGCCGACATTCTAAATGAACAAGATCAGTCTAAGGATGGATCAAAGGCTCCCTCTTCTCCTCCCAAAGATAAAGAACTAGAGCGTTCTTTACAAGTAAATGTGCATGTGAGCCCCATTCGCACTACTCCAGCCTGTTCCCAAGCCGTATCTTCGGCTGCTCAATCCTTTGAAGAAGCTTCTCCTGGTGGAGCAAACTTTTGTAATTCAGTCATGGATGCGCTGAGTTCTATGCAGCAGAATATAATGGACATATCGTCCAGATTGGGTCATCTTGAACAAGGGTCTACTTAAAGTAAAGAAGATGTCTCTTCCATTCTTGCCACCCAAAAAGAAACTGAGAAAATTCTGAAGAGGAATACTTATGAAATCAACATTCTTAACACTCagtacaagaagtttgaaaataatttctttaatcgTCAATCGGAGCATCATGCTAAAACTAAGACTTTCACCCTAGAGcttcatcaaaatattatatcagtAATAGAACTTATTCGAGCACAAATGATGGAGATGTAAAACGCATTGAATAGAGTATAGGCTGAGCGAATGGAGCAGGCTGACTCATTCACAAGGCATGTTCAAACAGTAGAAGAGGTTGAAGCTACTGTTGAGAAGGAAAAATCTCTTATTTTGTCAAccctgataatgttaaaaagaggGAAGGAAGCACAAGAGGGGGGTCAACGTTTGCTAGAGGGACTCGATTGAAATCAAAGAGAAAAGTTGTTGAAGGTGGTGAAAATGGTTGTGGACCAGCAAAGATAGGTCCAGGTCGTGGAGGCGACATAGGTGGTGGTAGTGGAGGACAAACGATCATTCGATTCCATAACATCCTAACTAGCAAATCAATGCTTGAAATCGACGCAGATCCAAtagtgaaaagggaaggaccTTAACTTTTTCTCTTTGTTTCTCGTACTTTTAAACTTATGTTTGAATACTTTGGTAACTactttgatttcaattttatttggatGGGTGTTTATTTTGCTTTATTAAGGCTgcatagttttaacatcatcaaaaatggagaaattgttgggaaaaaataaattcacaagtaaagaaaagagttaattaagtgagaagtaattaacttagaaataaacaaaagttatgaaacattaaacaactgaattttgatgatgtttaattagaataaagctagatgtttaattagaataaagtTAAGTTGTCTATTTTGTTTTGTGTGGGTGCATAAGACTATCCTagcttagacgtggtctaagcaggctaattagacgtagttagacgtggtagtctaactcctttagacttggtctaaagggtaacgtagttagacgtggtagtctaactcctttagacttggtctaaagggtaacgtagttaaacatggtagtctaactcctttagactttgtctaaagggtaacgtagttagacgagaacgtctaactcctttagacttggtctaaagggatgcgtagttagacgaggacgtctaactcctttagacttggtctaaacggatgcgtagttagacgaggacgtctaaatcctttagacttggtctaaagggacgcacagttagacgagaacgtctaacttctttagacttggtctaaagggatgcgtagttagacgaggacgtctaactcctttagacttggtctaaagggacgcatagttagacgagaacgtctaacttctttagacttggtctaacggagcacgtctaatgccttgctttagcagtTGTCTGAAGAAagtatacgtctaaccacgatcaactagttgtctgttactcctactccactcactTTCGtgtagtctgacaagccagctaattgtatcaaatgaacgaacgccacgtacgcaaatatccttccaaTTGCCTTTCTAGTAGAAGTCAAATTAAGAagatattcagcgcactacaaGTTCGGTACGTtcacgatccatttgctcagagtctgctgcaTTCTGGTAATATGGGAGGCTTTCCAACGGACACTTGCCAcatgtccacaaagaagattcgaccattggtgtcCTTTttctacaaatagatgctcaaggacaacagacgaatcaCCAATCTTACCAACCTTACCAGTTACTGAATTCACAAGTTTACTCTTGTTGTTACTGATTTCTATCATCATTCAAGCTcaagagagaaaatcaattactgtctagttgtgagaatattgtaagttgaacagagtttgttaGTTCAACAAAAAGTTAGCTAActcagtaagttgtatttgattcaaattatttagtggatatccttccaattgtggaagaaggggtgacgtaggagggtttactccgaacatccataaacaacttcctgtgttctttactttatgtCATTTATCTTCTatcggttcaaagcttcaaatacgacgaacacttccgcacttgaatccgtttcaagagtttgaagtatttgtgaagaatataaacatatattaatccctcataggattattatcgaatcgtttatcataagttgttatcaatagtcagaccctagtctctaatGGTAGCACCGATCCTATTATATCATCTCCGTCTcattatacattaataaaaaaaattaattctcacCCTTTTCGGTTTCAGAGAATTTACGCGGGACACCGTTATACTATTCTCTACAAAATGAAAaagttatttgataaaattatataaataatttttttaatattatatatattgataatttatattattataaagaaataaacttaaaactttaagaaaatataaagaatacATAAATAgagttgttatatatttaattatgtttatttgtgTTCGGGGCATAATCAAGATGAAATCGGGACGAATGACACAAATATCACTCGCTTCATCTCCGATCAATAGGGGTGAACATTGATTGAGTTGACCATAACCTCAACCCTAAATCCCaaaccaaaatataaatttagttaagATAATTTGGATTGAGTTTAGTTCAGATTGAGTTAGGATTACCCAAATTATCCATAGAAAATAactttaactaaaaataaaatccaaacacGCTCTCTGCTCTCTCTCCTTCAAGCCTTCTCTTGAgttgaatgaataaaaaatgtgttaagcgGATTAAAAAAGTAACAAACatgtaaaaatgtattaaacgaggttaaataaaatatgttaaacgagttaaaaatgtgttaaacaactcaaaagaatgttaaatataaatagaacAAAAAAAcgagttaaatattttttatccgGGCTATgaacatattaataaataaaaaatgtgataaatgaaTGAAACATATTACATtagataaaaacatattaaaagataaacaaattaaatacgtgttaaacacaaaattaaaaaataaaataatttatgttaccTAATTTATACCTTACTCAACTCATACCAAACCTATAATAGTGAATAAtataagtataataaatttaattttggttaaatatGAGTTACGTTTAAAATGGAAACTAAATGAAGGAAGATTCCTAATCTGCTTGTACAATGTTAGAGGAGTGTAAGCATTTTCTTTGTTAGTATAATTAGGTcaatttgatcaattttaattagaaatgaGTATGAGGCAATCAGAATGGGAGTGAACTTAACCATTCACGCATTTTTTACTATCATCTTTGTCTAGTTGTATTTTAAAGAATTATGGACAATATAGTATGattaaatttatcttaaataaaatttatataaacataaatataaataagttttaaattcttataaaaaaaatctaattacaTTAATGAGATTTTATTAGTGTTTAATGTAGTGATGGGAATCATGGGACATCATTAAAttcacattaatattttttaaatactgaaaaaaataattatatttatttaatattagattttgacatgttttaaatacttaataagtatttattatataatttataatattattgtataataaaaacataataaatattaaataatttcttttattaaattaaaagtatttatttatctctattaaattttaatttaattaattatatattttaaacttatttaattgTTCAATCAACCATATCAAACCATGTATAGTATAtatttgaatgattaatgtgataattaaaataaattcaaaatttatttgatagtaaaattttcaatttatttattttaaaaataaaaaaggataaAATCGTAAATTGAAGTATCCAATCCAATTCCTATCACAACTGTTCTTTCTTCTTAATAGAGATCGAGAAATCGGCAGCATAAACGCAAAAAAGGCGGAAGATTCAGGTCTGCAACCAAAGGAAGAAGACAACCCTTTTTGGAGAAGAACAAACCCATCATCACTGCGATCATGTCGACGTTTACCGGCGATGAAACTGCCCCCTTCTTCGGCTTCCTTGGAGCCGCTGCTGCTTTGGTTTTTTCCtgtaaatcaaatcaaatcagaATTAGATTCAATTTTTCTTTCCCCCCCTTTTTAATATTCAGATCTGCAATCAATTCTTCCTCTCATTGATTTATGTAaccttttttcctttttatccTTTTTCAGGTATGGGGGCAGCGTATGGAACGGCTAAGAGCGGCGTTGGAGTGGCTTCGATGGGCGTGATGAGGCCTGAGCTTGTCATGAAGTCGATCGTTCCTGTTGTTATGGCTGGTGTTTTGGGTATTTATGGTTTGATTATTGCTGTTATTATTAGTACTGGAATTAACCCCAAAGCGAAACCCTATTACCTTTTCGATGGATATGCTCACTTGTCATCTGGCCTTGCTTGTGGCCTTGCCGGACTTGCTGCTGGTATGGCAATTGGAATCGTGGGTGATGCTGGTGTCAGGTAATTGTATGATAATGTTACActtttgttagtattttttcAATTGCTTTTGAGCTTTAACTTTTGGATTGCCGGGTGATTCTTTAGGAATGTGCTTGTATAAGATGTCTACTTACCAATTTCATAGTTTTTCGAACTTTTGATAGATTGATCTTACCCGTCTCATAAGGTAGTCATTCTTTGGTCTCATTTGAGTTTTGGTTTGGAGATTTATAAGGAATAGCACTAACATCAGCTTCATGATAATCAAATTGTAGACACCCATCAAAGTATTTCTTTGTTAAGTTAAAGTTTGCAATACAGGGTTGTTGGAGGACAACTTCtatgattataaataatgatcctttttgaaattgatattttttcaaaatcaaagaGAATTTTCTTTTTGTATAAGATGCGTTATGGATTATGAATTTATGATCATGCCCCAGATTATAGCGTGAATctttgcttcatttggtataaatattattttatgaatcaTGATCCAGATTTTTTTATAGATGAGATTAATTTTCAGATCAAGATCCAGATcataaaatgtgataacaaaTAGGGTCTATGTTTATACCGGCAAAAGTATTGTTGAACATGTGATAGAATGTTATTCATCAACCATCACAGAACACTGAATTGATTATCTACCGGCAAAAGTCTTTCTTCTCTTTGTTCCATTTTTTGCAAAAGTAATTTTGGTGATGGGTATGGTTTTGATCAAATAGTGCTCTAATATCTAGCTAGATGCATGAGCTCAAATTTGGTCATTTGATCTGCCTTGTTATTGCTATCGTCTTATAAATGAATGCTTTATAGCATGTCCTGACCATATAAAAACCGTACACATCTCATTATATAATGTGAGATGGACAAATACACAGATTTAGAAAATCAGAATCTAGGAAAATCTAAACTCAATTGTCTTCTATGTCATATCAATTGGAGAAACAAGTAGAATGTAAGTAAGGTTTCTATATTTTGGATCAGAAAGACAGTTAAGTGATAAGAATACATggagattatattttgttaatcaACAAGTTTGCTACATGAATTTTTGTTCTTGTGATGTTCCACGCCAGCCTTTTAGGACAATTTGATGAAATTGGGAAATGTCAATAAGTAGGAGACAGTGCCCCATTAGGAAACACCCGAATACAAAAAATTTGGATCCATAAACGTATTTGAATGCtattatgtttgaaaattaaacttagTGCAAGACAGATTTGGATCCAGATACAAATTATAAGTGTTGTAAGATATTT from Impatiens glandulifera chromosome 5, dImpGla2.1, whole genome shotgun sequence includes:
- the LOC124939847 gene encoding V-type proton ATPase subunit c1; translated protein: MSTFTGDETAPFFGFLGAAAALVFSCMGAAYGTAKSGVGVASMGVMRPELVMKSIVPVVMAGVLGIYGLIIAVIISTGINPKAKPYYLFDGYAHLSSGLACGLAGLAAGMAIGIVGDAGVRANAQQPKLFVGMILILIFAEALALYGLIVGIILSSRAGQSRAE